From Malaciobacter mytili LMG 24559:
TTAAATTTAAAAAAAGGCAAAATATAAGTTAAGCTAAGTCGTGAAAACATAAAGGCAATTATTATAATTTCATACTTTTTTTCATAAAGTAAATAAGCAATAATGCTAACTTTTAAAAGAACAAAGCAAAAAGTAGCAATAGCACCTATTGCTCCTATTGTTGATTCTTTCATTATTTTATAAGCATCTTTTCCTGAATAACTTGCAAACCAAGCATCAACAACATCTGTTATTGCTTCTGTATGTAAATATCCATATAAAGTAAGTGAAAGTACAGCACTTACCACACTTGCATATAGAGGATGAAAAAAACTACTTAAAAATATAAAGATTAAAATAGTAGCACAAGAAAGAAGTAAACCAATTAAAGGAAGAAAAAACAGACTATACTTAAAAGTATTTTTATCAATAGTCATCTGCTTTACAAATACAGGGAAAACAGTAAAATATGAAAGAGTAAAAGCAAAAGAATTAAAAATTTCTCTCATTTTAGTTTTCTTTCAAGGCAATATTTTACCTCTATAACTTCATCACAATTTTTTGCTAAAAATTGTCCAATTAGTCCAGAAATATCCACAAACTCTCTACTATATTTTTCCATGGGAATTACGCCATTATTTATATCATTTAAGATAAAAACAATATTACAATTTATACTAAAAAGCTTTTGAAGTTGTTTTTCCATCTCTTCATAACCTAAAGGCATATTATTTAAAATAAACATTGTTATGCAGTCAATTAAATAAGTCTCATTTTCCTTTATTACTTTAGTTAAATCTTTTGGCTCTTCGATTGTAATAAACTCATTTCCTCTTTGTTTAATATGCCTATTTACTCTTTCTTTCATTGCTTCGTCTTTATAAGAGTTATCATAAGTTGCAATATAATAAGGTTTAGAAGTTGCAAGTTTAAGTGCTTTTGCACTTGCACAAGAGGTTTTGCCTGATTTTTGTCCACCAAAGTAAAAAGATTTCATTTTTATCCTAAATTTAAAAAGCTTTTTATTCCACCAAACATAATTTGAGCAGAAAGAGCAGCAAGGAAAAGTCCCGTGATTTTTGAAATAACTAAAATACCTTGTTTTCCCACAATTTTTTCAAACTGACTTGAAAGATATAACATAACTCCAATAGTTACAATTGCGCAAACTAAAGCAAAACTTCCTGTCATTAACTTAGAAAAAGTATTAAATTCTGCTCCCATTACAAGTAAAATACCAATAGTACCAGGGCCTATTGTTACAGGTATTGCCAAAGGAACAACAGCTAAATCAAGCACAGACTTATGTCCTATTTCTTGCCTATCTTTATTTCCTTTTACAAGTTCAACTGCCGTTAAAAATAGTAAAGCTCCTGCACCTATTTTAAATGCATCTAAAGTAATACCAAATATTTGAAAAATATATTTACCAAAAAATAGTAAAACTAAAGACATTACAATAACTGAAATTGTAATTTTAATTGCTAAAGTGTGTTTTTCTTTTAAATCACTATCATTTGTTACTGTTAAAAATACAGACATAACAAAAAAAGGAGTCATAATAAAAAACATTTTTAAATATATTGATATAAAATATGCACCAATTTCCAATTTATTCCCCTAAAAAATTTTCTATTTTTTTAATAATTT
This genomic window contains:
- a CDS encoding adenosylcobinamide-GDP ribazoletransferase; the encoded protein is MREIFNSFAFTLSYFTVFPVFVKQMTIDKNTFKYSLFFLPLIGLLLSCATILIFIFLSSFFHPLYASVVSAVLSLTLYGYLHTEAITDVVDAWFASYSGKDAYKIMKESTIGAIGAIATFCFVLLKVSIIAYLLYEKKYEIIIIAFMFSRLSLTYILPFFKFNKDSFMSQAFEAQGVNKIRIAVLIFVLLAFILKTNSFILFLLSLFFLFVCLKILYKRFSFVNGDCLGCSLEITELLLLNIGFVL
- a CDS encoding bifunctional adenosylcobinamide kinase/adenosylcobinamide-phosphate guanylyltransferase, with translation MKSFYFGGQKSGKTSCASAKALKLATSKPYYIATYDNSYKDEAMKERVNRHIKQRGNEFITIEEPKDLTKVIKENETYLIDCITMFILNNMPLGYEEMEKQLQKLFSINCNIVFILNDINNGVIPMEKYSREFVDISGLIGQFLAKNCDEVIEVKYCLERKLK
- a CDS encoding MarC family protein produces the protein MEIGAYFISIYLKMFFIMTPFFVMSVFLTVTNDSDLKEKHTLAIKITISVIVMSLVLLFFGKYIFQIFGITLDAFKIGAGALLFLTAVELVKGNKDRQEIGHKSVLDLAVVPLAIPVTIGPGTIGILLVMGAEFNTFSKLMTGSFALVCAIVTIGVMLYLSSQFEKIVGKQGILVISKITGLFLAALSAQIMFGGIKSFLNLG